Proteins from a genomic interval of Vicia villosa cultivar HV-30 ecotype Madison, WI unplaced genomic scaffold, Vvil1.0 ctg.000287F_1_1, whole genome shotgun sequence:
- the LOC131626444 gene encoding uncharacterized protein LOC131626444, which translates to MHVPSEEQRLKLCINHKGTFVSFPVKCYVESLVYEMDFNVDVDFVNYKDIESLVFNVGYTKFSGIPDVVEFCDEGPLDGDVINEVPLDEDVNDDVPLDGDVNNEVHLDDDDVSNVEKEGTNGANYDEGNNKEDVNMEGTNGVRNDEEVYKNFGANSDSEEDWDYVPTEVGSESETHFDIPVEGEEWDWTHEFESDDEFFHKRKFPTFKVYDNGDPVRFELDMQFVSKELIKDAVKDHDMETRTNLWLKKNDAIRVVVKCQLNCPFHMLVAKRSGSQYWLVTSLKPNHECVRSVGNKQAKTKWLAKKFIPLIRHTPHIKPSGLADEAFLRWNVKLNHFQAYRANKRAMGFIEAQPFSSIWKGISTLTSIVLNKTHLVSFAKEY; encoded by the exons ATGCACGTGCCAAGTGAAGAACAAAGGTTGAAGCTATGTATTAACCATAAAGGTACATTTGTAAGTTTTCCTGTCAAATGTTATGTGGAGAGTTTAGTGTATGAGATGGATTTCAATGTTGATGTTGATTTTGTGAACTATAAGGACATTGAAAGTTTGGTATTTAATGTTGGGTATACGAAGTTCAG TGGTATACCAGATGTAGTTGAGTTTTGTGATGAAGGCCCTTTGGATGGTGATGTCATTAATGAAGTTCCTTTGGATGAGGATGTTA ATGATGATGTTCCTTTGGATGGTGATGTCAATAATGAAGTTCatttggatgatgatgatgttagtaATGTTGAGAAAGAAGGTACTAATGGAGCCAATTATGATGAAGGTAATAATAAG GAAGATGTCAATATGGAAGGTACTAATGGAGTAAGAAATGATGAAGAAGTTTATAAGAATTTTGGAGCTAATTCTGATAGTGAAGAAGACTGGGACTATGTTCCAACTGAAGTTGGAAGTGAAAGTGAAACTCACTTTGATATACCTGTTGAAGGAGAAGAATGGGATTGGACACATGAAT TTGAAAGTGATGACGAATTTTTTCACAAAAGGAAATTCCCTACTTTCAAAGTGTATGATAATGGTGATCCTGTTAGGTTTGAGTTGGATATGCAGTTTGTCTCAAAAGAGCTCATCAAAGATGCTGTGAAGGATCATGATATGGAAACAAGGACTAACTTATGGCTCAAGAAAAATGATGCAATTAGAGTTGTTGTGAAATGTCAATTAAATTGCCCATTTCATATGTTAGTTGCTAAAAGGAGTGGAAGTCAATATTGGCTAGTGACAAGTTTGAAACCAAATCATGAATGTGTTAGGTCTGTTGGCAATAAACAAGCTAAAACTAAATGGCTAGCAAAGAAGTTTATTCCATTGATTAGGCACACTCCACATATCAAACCAAGTGGACTAGCTGATGAGGCATTTCTAAGGTGGAATGTTAAGCTCAACCATTTTCAAGCATATAGGGCAAATAAGAGAGCAATGGGGTTTATAGAAGCTCAACCATTTTCAAGCATATggaaaggtattagcaccctcaCATCCATTGTACTTAACAAGACGCATTTAGTTAGCTTTGCGAAAGAATATTAG